A genomic window from Cucumis melo cultivar AY chromosome 8, USDA_Cmelo_AY_1.0, whole genome shotgun sequence includes:
- the LOC103484303 gene encoding putative germin-like protein 2-1 yields the protein MASSQLILILAVFVATSSLVFASDPSPLQDFCVADPNCTVKVNGVVCKDPKVVTVDDFFFSGLDKAGNTSNAVGSKVTAANVVQIPGLNTLGISLARIDYAPWGINPPHTHPRASEILTVLEGTLLVGFVSSNPENRLFTKVLYKGDAFVFPVGLIHFQQNIGYGPVVALAALSSQNPGVITIANAVFGSNPDIPANILAKAFQVDEATITKIQSKF from the exons ATGGCTTCTTCCCAACTCATCCTCATTTTAGCAGTTTTTGTTGCCACTTCTTCTCTGGTTTTTGCATCTGATCCAAGCCCACTTCAAGATTTCTGTGTTGCTGATCCCAATTGTACAG TGAAAGTGAATGGTGTAGTGTGCAAAGACCCCAAGGTTGTAACTGTAgatgatttcttcttcagtGGGCTTGACAAAGCCGGCAACACGTCAAACGCAGTTGGATCTAAAGTAACTGCAGCAAATGTGGTGCAAATCCCTGGGCTCAACACTCTAGGCATCTCTTTGGCTCGTATCGACTATGCCCCATGGGGGATCAACCCTCCCCACACGCACCCACGTGCCAGCGAGATCTTGACAGTACTCGAAGGAACCCTACTAGTTGGCTTCGTCTCCTCCAACCCCGAGAATCGTCTCTTCACCAAAGTGCTTTACAAGGGAGATGCGTTTGTGTTTCCCGTTGGACTCATTCACTTCCAACAAAACATCGGCTACGGACCGGTAGTGGCTCTAGCCGCTCTCAGTAGCCAGAACCCCGGCGTGATCACCATTGCAAATGCAGTGTTTGGGTCTAACCCTGATATTCCGGCCAACATTTTGGCTAAGGCTTTCCAAGTTGACGAGGCCACCATCACCAAGATTCAGTCCAAGTTTTGA
- the LOC103484304 gene encoding putative germin-like protein 2-1, with amino-acid sequence MASQLLIFSALFLLISLSICFASDPSPLQDFCVADPNSPVKVNGLVCKNPNLVEANDFFFSGLHVAKDTNTPTGSQVTPVNVVQIPGLNTLGISLVRIDYAPWGINAPHTHPRATEILTVLEGKLLVGFITSNPENRLITKTLRKGDVFVFPVGLIHFQQNIGHHRAVAIAALSSQNPGVITIANAVFGSKPDIPTDILAKAFQTDPATITKIQAKF; translated from the exons ATGGCTTCTCAACTTCTGATCTTTTCAGCTCTCTTTCTCCTTATTTCTCTTTCCATATGTTTTGCCTCCGATCCTAGTCCCCTCCAAGATTTCTGTGTCGCAGATCCAAATAGTCCTG tAAAAGTGAACGGTTTAGTTTGCAAGAACCCCAACTTGGTGGAAGCTAATGACTTCTTCTTCAGTGGGTTGCATGTGGCCAAAGACACCAACACCCCCACCGGCTCCCAAGTAACCCCGGTGAATGTGGTCCAAATCCCAGGTCTCAACACTCTTGGCATCTCTTTGGTTCGCATCGACTATGCCCCATGGGGCATCAATGCTCCCCACACCCACCCACGCGCCACCGAGATCTTGACTGTCCTTGAAGGCAAGCTCTTGGTAGGCTTCATCACTTCCAACCCTGAGAACCGCTTGATCACCAAGACATTGCGCAAAGGTGATGTCTTTGTTTTTCCCGTGGGCTTGATTCACTTCCAACAGAATATTGGGCATCACCGTGCAGTCGCCATTGCAGCATTGAGCAGCCAAAACCCAGGTGTTATTACCATTGCTAATGCAGTTTTTGGATCAAAGCCGGACATCCCCACGGATATCCTTGCAAAGGCTTTCCAAACCGATCCTGCTACAATAACCAAGATTCAAGCCAAGTTCTAG